The Coffea arabica cultivar ET-39 chromosome 4e, Coffea Arabica ET-39 HiFi, whole genome shotgun sequence genome includes a window with the following:
- the LOC113743010 gene encoding uncharacterized protein: MNRFLARNISSYAANLVLPFRSTSAPNLLHFSSPVCSTFSSLSALNYNRLFSSEASKPSDSNLGPSQGSDDADKLSNQELKQQIEKLYGGDEEAFASVFEAILRRKLSGKTDEIDEELIKELPNQPRVDGEESDDQETDTDSD; encoded by the exons ATGAATCGATTTCTTGCTAGAAACATCTCGTCGTACGCTGCCAATCTTGTTCTCCCTTTCCGTTCCACTTCTGCACCAAACCTTCTTCATTTCTCCTCACCCGTCTGCTCTACTTTCTCTTCTTTATCTGCCTTGAACTACAACAGGCTTTTCTCGTCGGAAGCTTCTAAGCCGTCTGACTCAAATTTGGGCCCATCCCAGGGCAGTGATGATGCAGACAAACTCAGCAACCAAG AGCTGAAACAGCAGATAGAGAAGTTGTATGGCGGGGATGAAGAGGCATTTGCATCAGTTTTTGAAGCAATATTGAGGAGGAAGTTATCAGGGAAGACTGATGAGATAGATGAGGAGCTGATAAAGGAATTGCCGAACCAGCCACGAGTGGATGGTGAGGAGAGTGATGATCAAGAGACTGACACCGATTCTGATTAG
- the LOC113741193 gene encoding uncharacterized protein: MRRALSLCLRNLHQSPHLKLYPNNLNHPKKLRFFSSSSETGNDSSNQTTPDPNPTPQPETKLDQPEEKELAVEDVDNKELKLRIDDYFQKGNEEALPSIFEAILQRRLTGKHEETDDEVMSELEMQPLDDVKDQDFESDFEEVYETDEEIEDLYNARDIVTKRMVQDEYFNMDDRKWDDMVREATEKGYLKDTKECEEILEDMLNWDKLLPDEIKQKVEKKFYEIGARVENGELEVEEGYALFKEYEDQMVMECAKLMEAEAPQFDDSTVPDKKKDLDDPPGEGPILRWQTRVVFAPGGDAWHPKNRKVKLAVTVKELGLSKHQFRRLRELVGKRYHPGKDELTITSERFEHREENRKDCLRTLLSLIEEAGKANKLVDDARTSYLKERLRSNPHFMGRLNAKITRKGELSLSSA; encoded by the exons ATGCGGAGAGCTTTATCTCTCTGTCTTCGCAATCTCCACCAATCTCCCCACCTCAAACTATACCCTAACAATCTGAACCACCCCAAAAAGCTCagatttttctcttcttcctcaGAAACTGGAAATGATTCCTCTAACCAAACGACCCCTGATCCGAACCCAACCCCACAACCCGAAACCAAGTTGGACCAACCCGAAGAGAAAGAGCTCGCGGTTGAAGATGTCGATAACAAAG AGCTGAAGCTGCGGATAGATGATTATTTCCAGAAAGGGAATGAAGAGGCACTGCCATCGATCTTTGAAGCGATCTTACAGAGGAGGTTGACTGGGAAGCATGAGGAAACAGATGATGAAGTGATGAGTGAATTAGAAATGCAACCACTTGATGACGTAAAGGACCAAGATTTTGAATCAGATTTTGAGGAGGTCTATGAGACTGATGAGGAGATTGAAGACTTGTACAATGCAAGGGATATTGTGACAAAGAGGATGGTTCAAGATGAGTATTTCAATATGGATGACAGGAAATGGGATGACATGGTTAGAGAGGCAACTGAGAAGGGTTATCTCAAGGATACAAAGGAGTGTGAGGAGATACTAGAGGATATGCTTAACTGGGACAAGCTTCTACCAG ACGAGATTAAGCAGAAGgtggaaaagaaattttatGAGATAGGAGCTAGGGTTGAAAATGGTGAACTTGAAGTTGAAGAAGGTTATGCTCTGTTCAAGGAGTACGAGGACCAGATGGTCATGGAATGTGCTAAACTAATGGAGGCAGAGGCTCCACAGTTTGATGACAGTACTGTGCCTGATAAGAAGAAGGATTTGGATGATCCACCTGGTGAGGGTCCGATTCTTAGGTGGCAAACACGTGTGGTCTTCGCTCCAGGGGGTGATGCATGGCACCCAAAAAATCGCAAAGTGAAATTGGCTGTTACTGTGAAAGAGCTTGGGCTGTCAAAGCATCAGTTCCGCCGTCTCAGAGAACTGGTTGGAAAGCGGTACCATCCAGGCAAAGATGAGCTCACTATAACCAGTGAGAG GTTTGAGCATCGGGAAGAGAACAGAAAGGATTGTCTCAGGACACTGCTTTCTTTAATTGAGGAGGCTGGGAAGGCAAACAAGCTGGTAGACGATGCTCGAACTTCATATTTGAAGGAGAGACTTAGATCTAATCCACATTTCATGGGGAGGTTAAACGCGAAGATTACGAGAAAAGGGGAATTGAGCCTATCATCTGCATGA